The region TACTTTATCTAATTTGgtgcttttttttaaaatatttaaaaaatcttaattttggtaaattatggtcaatttaattattgttgtgactacgtttaaattattaagagAAGGTAAATGAAATCAATGTCACTTCatgattgtttttattttttttatttttttttaattttaaaaaagttgttcACATGTCAAGTCAGTCCTGTGACATGTAGCAGTGTCAATTCACATGTTAAGTCACTAACACTGCAAAGTGTAAAGTCAATATcactgtcacgtgtcatgtcttatatttaatttagtttcaaatttctttaattttattcaattatttaatccaaattttagttaatttagttcaatttagtcataattttgtctttctttaaaattgatcaaatttaatttttatataaatgttatacactatttttattaaaattcagtttatattaaatatttatttaattctttttaaaccAAACCTAACTATACTTTTGGAAggaaattattagatttatgtttgatttttctaGATGTAAAAAATAGGTTagagttattttaaaattagaagagttcttcattatttttaaaattaaaaagaaaattattcattaatttttaaaattggaaggaaaattctttgttatttttaaaatgataagggaaattcttaattatttttaaaattagaagaaaagttcttcattattttaaaaattagaaggacaaattttcattatttttaacattagaaggaaaattcttcattatttttaaaattagaagaaaaattcttcattatttttaaaccaactttaaatttattttttacatgtaaaaaagatcaaacataaatataataattcctTTTCAATAATATAACTTTGTTTGGTAGATTGAACCAAATTAACAAAAGTTGAGactgaattaaatataaaatacatgaTATGTCATTGACTCGACACGTAATAATGACACTAGCTTGATACGATACTGTCACATTTCATAATGTTGACttgacatattttttaaattaaaaaatatatataaagtgatACGTGCTAGttattatcatttttcattaatttaaacgtcattaaaaaactaaattatccACAATTtctagaaattaattttttttaacatttaaaaaataaaataaaattgaacaaagtagacaaaatttaggaaaaatgttttatttaagtGTAAAGTATaatacacttttttattttgccaaaatttaattagtattaacataaaagaaaaaaaaacaaaaaaatttgaattttccaataatattaaaattaatacatgtGGGTTCAAATAGCGACAAATCACACATCATCGAATCACAAAACACCACTTCATTCAGTGAGTAGCCATTGTTATAACCTTCTAGAAATCTAGGcatttacaacaataaaatattattacatttcTGGACCACTTTAGCATTTATTTTACTCAGACAAATCTAATTTTGGCATTAATTTTGTATATCAATTATGATGTAATTCTTTTAACTTAATAGTTTAGAATTTGAGTAAGAGTATCAACCAGTGTAATAGTCACGGAAAAAAGTGGgttctatatttttattgaattagagATCTTAACTCCATTCAACTTGTCACAGGTTACGATTTAAATTAAGTTGGTCGACAtagaattatgaaatatgaatagtttataaaaatataaactattatattcttaatcacaaaaataaatacatgtgCATGCAGTGGCGGAACTATATGATGATAGAGGGGAGCCACAgctcccccattttttttttaattttttatatatatttatatatttttttaaattatatttatatattatttatattaaatttatattataaaatattataatataaaataaaataaaaaaatttaatagagacattgatttataaaagagattagattttttttttctgactataagatctttttattatgtaaattatcgtgtgaaaaaaataaatacaaagagatagattggaaaaTAAAGGTTGAGAAACACATAGAGTGAGATTGAAGTATACATTcttgcatgatctctcacagATCAAgattagtatcttattatgatttatgtatattaaatttatgattctttttaggatgtttctcccaaattaagtttatctcaaattaatataaaccctaattatgattttaaagattcttttatgaaattggtataaaccctaattataattcttcccaaattattataagccttaattatgaaatttagggattttgtatTCTTCGGTGcctatggtattttttttttaaattttgaatttatacaatgttgcttattcaattaaagtggtatgagttttgttatgttttgcactGTGATAATTGtaatttgtgaatataaattttagtttttttagatATGCGATAGGTGATAAATTTacattagaaagattatgataagaagtaaaaaaattaattcttttttttttaaagaggaaGGTTtatgataaagatgaaaaaaatgcatttacatTAACTgaacttgagaaatttcatgaaaaccaagaattcaagataatcaaaaacaaatctctaaaatcaaattgatgagatacaaaggacttatctaaaatgatattcatggtttggtattatgatataatagcgaatgatagtaatatttttttaaattctactattatgtgtcCTTGTTTTAAACAGAggaaataaagagaaaagatgaagagtcttttttttctaactaaaaacaaattatatataataaatctaATTTGACACCCCTACATTTTTtatccaagttccgccactgtgTGCATGGTATAAGCAGCATAGCAAATAAATCagtcaattttaaatttagaaaataaatatatataactgtattaaatatttttgcagCTTTATAACATAGTTTAAACCAGCCGACATATAATCCAAGACACACTCACCTTGTTCTGTCCATAAATAGAACAAGAAACTCCTTTTGTCCACTCACACACCAAAATTCCTTAGAAAAgtggagaaaaacaaaaacaaaagactcTCTTGAATCGCCATGACCATGAAGAAGGACTCCATTGTTCTGTACTCAGCTTTGGGAAGAGGACACCTAGTTTCAATGGTGGAACTAGGCAAATTCATATTATCCCACCACCCTTCTCTCTCCATCAATATCCTCTTCCTCACTCCACCCCCTAACCAAGACACCCCCACCTCCCCCACCGCCTTCACCTGCGCCGCCACAGCCAAATACATCGCCGCCGTCACAGCCGCCACCCCCTCCATCACCTTCCACCGCATCCCCCAGATTTCCCTCCCCACCGTCCTCCCTCCCCTAGCCCTAAACTTCGAGCTCTGCCGCGCCACCACCCACCACCTCCGCCGCATCCTCAACTCAATCGCTCTCTCCTCAAACCTCAAAGCCGTCGTTCTAGACTTCATGAACCACAGCGCTGCACGTGTCACCCACACGCTTCAAATCCCCACGTACTTCTACTACACTTCCGGCGCCTCCACCCTCGCCATTCTCCTTCAGCAACTCGTCCTTCACGAAAACTACTCCGAATCCATCAAGGATCTGAACATGCACCTCCTCATCCCCGGGCTTCCCAAGATCCACACCGATGACTTCCCGGACACGGTGCAGGATCGTGCAAGCGAGGCTTACAAGGTTTTTATCGACATCGCCACGTGCATGAGGGACAGCGATGGCGTTATTGTAAACACGTCTGAAGCCATGGAATGGAGGGCTATAGAGGCCTTCAACGAAGGGTTGATGGAAGGAACCACACCACCCGTGTTCTGCATTGGGCCTGTGATTTCTTCCGCCCCTTGTAGAGCAGACGATGACGGGTGTTTGAGTTGGCTCGACTCGCAACCGAGTCAGAGTGTGGTGTTTTTGAGCTTTGGAAGCATGGGAAGGTTCTCCAGGACGCAGCTGAGAGAGATCGCTACTGGGTTGGAGGAGAGTGAGCAAAGGTTTCTGTGGGTTGTGAGGAGCGAGTTCGAAGATGGTGACTCGGGGGAGCCGACCAGTTTGGAGGAGTTGCTCCCGGAGGGGTTTTTGGAGAGGACAAAAGGGAAGGGGATGGTGGTGAGAGACTGGGCCCCACAGGCTGCGATTCTGAGTCATGACTCAGTGGGTGGGTTCGTGACTCACTGCGGGTGGAACTCGGTGTTGGAGTCTGTGTGTGAAGGGGTGCCCATGGTGGCATGGCCTCTTTATGCAGAGCAAAAGCTTAACAAGGTGATTTTGGTGGAGGAAATGAAGGTGGGTGTGGCCGTGAAAGGGAACAAAGAAGGGTTAGTGAGCTCCAGCGAGTTGGGTAACCGAGTGAAGGAAGTGATGGACTCAGACAAAGGGAAAGAAATTAGacagaatatttttaaaatgaaaattagtgCCACGGAAGCAGTGGGAGAAGGTGGATCTTCCATCATTACTTTGAATAGGTTAGTGGAACAGTGGAAACAGCACTAGTAGTATAGAATTAGAGAAGGAATGAACtttattaatgaataatattaagtttaaaaacGTGTGATGCAGCATAAAAGCTGAATATCTTTCTCAATAGAGAATGAGTAGTTGTGGAAGTTGCTGTAAATTATCAATGTTTTCAagattaattatgaatataaatgtGTCAGGGGCATGTTTTCAAGTTAAATGAAATCGATCTACGAAACCAGAGTACTACAAAACATTCTCtgtacaaaataattttttttatttctagcATGAAACTCAAACTTAAGATAGTGTTCATTTAATTTATTCCTTAATAATTAGTCTTTCTGTTCATATAGCAACTAGTTTAATATATATGAAGCTAGGATCTCTGgaacatttataattttgactTATTCAGTGTTGCGTTCGATGGAGTTTCAATCAGTCGGTGCTTGATTGAAGACTATAACATTTTCTTCTGCTATATGCGCGTCACGAGAATTGGCCATTTGTGTTGAAAAAACTGTAAACTAACAGGTAAAATGCAACGTAAGAAACTGTACATGAGATGATGGTGGAGTTTGTGTATTATTAAATCTGTCTGAATATAgagatttttttcttatcagCAAATAGGGCTAAATGCAAATTAATATGGTACTCTTGTAGATTTAATCTTACGGATTAGTTTATAATAATGacatatatttaagaaaaatgctTGAGCAAAACGTAGAAATGTAtattaattctatttatttatattaaaaaataagtctatttcattttcttttgttatatatGGTCATGCCTGTTTTATAGGATTTGAGTTGTGCAGTTTTGTTGATTTTGCGTGTATCTCCTTTTAAACTTTTACGTATACTCTGTTATACTTTTTGAAcctgttttatttatataattaatttgttttgatCCACCCTAATGAACATCTGTAAATTAGATAAGTGCAATATTTgtcttttaaattcaaattctaaTGATATGGAGAGGGGAAAATTCAGCAAactaattgaatatatatatatatatatatatatatatatatatatatatatatatatatatataaattggaGTGAAGGGATATTCTGAAATATGAGCACTTTGAAgtataacttattttatattagatgAGTGTTTGCAAGGTTTTGGTGGCTCATACCCATGCATTGGCGTGACAAATTggattaaatatgaatttatagATGGTGATGGCTTTTCTAATATAATGcgaaaaatatatatcattatcaGAATCTTGATGTTCGTTGTTTGGATTTCTAAGTGTGGAAagtattaagttaaaaatatcgattttttctaagaatgtaaaattaataccgcataattcttttaattttaacatagaaGAGtgtaatgttaaattttttcttttccaaaaccAACATCAACTTATCTTTTATCTTAGGTCTATCATcacaaacaataaatataaatataaatatatatatatatatatatatatatatataaataaaagaaagcaaataatattatattattaggaAAAGTATAGTTTGAGACTCtctttaaatttacaaacactTGACAACTTATTATacttaatgtaataaaaataaatataaacgaTATAAAGTTGTAAGTTGAATATAAGAGAAAAAGGAGAGTATGAAAAGTAATATCTGCCTTTAATATTACTTTACTTTTACCTGACACGCCGAAATTTCTCAAAGTTTATGTGTTATAAATAAAGATTATGACGGTGGATTACAGAAGTCAAATTAAGTATGATAGAGCAGTAGTGGATGACATAAGAGAAAGAGACAAGTGACTGTACCTGGAAAGTGACCATTTCCGAGATATACTGAATTCCTTTATTTAACTACCATCTAGAAGGAACAAGCATCGACGTAAATGGAATCTTTGCTACAATTTACACATtcatgtttttatgtttttttctggAGACAAAGAAATGCCTCGGAAATACTGTTCTTGCCTTGCTTCTCTCGTGGCTTCTGAGTTTGTCACGAGAATGATtcagaaaagaagaagaagaagagaatatACTGATTAGATacgaaattaaaaaaagagagtaaaaaattagaattataataaagtaattaaattattttaaacaaaaaaatttaaatttcccttcaaaaatttttcatattttttaatttttgtaatttttgtaatttgatttttgttaaagtgactaaatattaataaagtattgatataatattttcagttgatattaattatatttttttaatattagaaatttttttattatataatattttttatataatgtaacGTCTCAATTTAGtagaataaatttaataaataaaacgtGATAtgtttatagtataaaataagTACCAACGGAAAGTATATAAGAATCAACTATTACAATTATTCATAGTATACAAAAAGGAATATCCAAAGGCACAACAAGAATACCTCTAGCAGGAATTAAAAGAAACAATTGGCAAAAGGATCGTTCACTGAACAAGAACCTACCTAAACATTAGCGCCTCAAAAGTTGCTCAAAAGAGAGCCCTAACTACCACTCCTAAATTGGAAAGCAGCCTCACCAACATCTAAATGATCTTTAGGAATTTCCACATCTATTCACACCAAGGATTTGGTAATCATCGCAAAAAAGAAAAGTCAAACAGAGAAACAAACACCAAATAGAAAGGATAAGCTAAAGTAAAAGATTTGTAATCATATTATTGAGCAAGTAAATGTTAAATCAGGTTATAAACATACAAAGCAGTAAACACTCAAACCATGTGATAGTAAACAAATGCAAGACCTTCTGACTCAAATATCCGGATTATACTCTCGATATAGAATTATAACGGAAGTATGCACCTGTGTTAGTTTCTAAACTTTGCAGAGTctagacacaaggggttatACCCCAACCACACCCTAGGGTTAATCCTATAATGTCTTAGGCCCAATACGTTCCAAGACTAGaacctcctgccactctcatCATATAAATCATTTTACTCTATGTGAGTGTGAACGATTATTAGAATTcaggataccttcctttatctagacatctcctatatcaaggtatacactaaccacaCCATCACCAAGAGCTTCCCTTGAAATTCTTTCACCAACAACATTCCACATGTTATCTCAAGCATCATAATCTCATGTCAATGCACCACCTTCCACCCAACCCATTCTTATTTCATTTCATACCAAGCAAGTCAATATCACATGAAACATACATAATCACAGATTCATGCTTTTAAGAGTAATTGAATCAACccacaagttcaagttaaagtaaggaattaaaattctgcagcaattctcgcttaagctagaaattttcgcttaagctaaattgatttcacttaagctaaaaattctcgcttaagctaaactgatctcgcttaaattaaaagttctcgcttaagctaaactgatctcgcttaagctaaagaTTTTTGCTTAAGTTaaactgatctcgcttaagctaaactgatctcgcttaagctaaactgatctcgcttaagttaaaagttctcgcttaagctaaactgatcttgcttaagctaaaagttctcgcttgggcgagattgcAAACAGGGAGCACTGCAGGTTTTTGCGAGTTCTCGAGTAAGCAAGACCTCCTCGTCTGAGCGAGATAACTCGTCGCTCAAAATGGAAGCTtgttgcctgagcgagagtttgAGAAAAAATAAGGGCGAGCTTAtgctactctcgcctaggcaaatactaagaaaacataaaaagaaaaactagcTTCTCTTATCTTGAGTGGAGCTAAACTTGAAGGGACTCTTAGTGTAGGAGAACTAGAACCAAAACAACTTAAGGAGATGGAAGAAAACAAACTCAGCTAACTTGGAGAAGAATAGAGTTCAAGCCCTAATAGAGCTTctaaaaggagagaaaagagaggATGGGCTGACTTGAGCCCAACTGAAAAGGCGAAGCCCAAAACGTTTTTTTAAACAAAGGGACTACATATAAAcccaaaattaaaagttaaaagagcatgaaaaataatatttgtattaggtaaagaaatataataatatggaaggatttctttttcttttcaaaataatagtttattaaaataaaaattattaaatagacatgtcaaaacattattttcttatcTATTGAAATATTATATCTCCAAATAgaccttttttttgtttttgatttttttaaataggaagaaaaaattaaaaaattcaaattcaaattatgaaaaataattaaaaataattaattaaaaatatttggtttatttctttaattaataaaataaaaaataatttatgatttttttaatataatttgaaattaaatttgttattattgatgtttttaaaaataaaattattataatagaaaatatttataatcaataataataacaacaacatgataataatgttataaaattttacatttatcttttattttacatattttttataaatcatataataataatagcagATTTTATTCTAAATTGTATTACGACATTAATATCCTCAAATTTGTCCCAAaagaataatttcttaaaaaaaaatattcaaatggactcactaaaataaaacacaattttcCACAAATGTACTTAAGCCAAATTCTCAACTgattttttagatatttgatattcaatatttcttcaaaatttaaaaatattattaaggtTTGTTATTTCAAACATttgtaacaaaattataaaaataatgactcgataaaatttacaaaaagtaaattaaaaatgtatgcAATAACTTTTTGCTATATAGATGATAACTTTTACGTAACAGTAGTTGTCTTTCATCCCtgacaaaatcaaatattgcaaaaaaaactatatttctGCACTTACAGTAGGAAATCAAATATAGCAATAAGATTAAATATAGATATTAACGGTTACTATTCATCAAacactataaaaataattatttttgacaGGAGTTATATTTGGTATTTCTGGAGGTTTTAACCCCACCAAGGACTTTACCAGAAATTTGTCAATCTCCTAGAAAAACTAGCGTCGATAATGAATTACCACGAAGAAGGTTTTAACAACCTCTGGAATTAACACAGATTACCGAAGGTTTACAACTGGGGTTTCAAACCCCCGTACTGTTGGAGTTTTGAAAAACCATTCGTATTCGCTGGGGTTTCGAAAAACCGCCGGTATTGGcaagaatttgaaaaaaaaaatcctggACTCTTAATCCACCATGCTGCAAGCGAATTCTCCCATTATGATGacaactttaaatatttttaattgagatttgttgttttgtttgttttatactttttaataacataaattataaaaggcAAAACATTTAGGTTTTTACCATTTATAAGTTGCATAAAagatcaaataatataaatgacaaagcgtaaaatttataattaataagtcattacaatatcattgttctaactaataaaatagacataatgtaaaagtaaataacattatttactCCAAGTGATGGCTGTAATTTCCAAAAACACTTAAAGagtatgaaacaaaaatgttatttgCATCACAATTGCTATCTCCTCTTTTCTTGTCCCCTGTGATGGAGTGAAAAGTAAAGTGGGAGTTACATATATGAACAAATCATACTGGATGGCAATTTCCAGTTAGGTAAAATTCAtcaaaatgattaagaaaaaacaagaatatattgttttttcttaaggaaaaaatacataaagataactatcaataattaaaaaatatacaacttCGTATTTGATGGCATGTTTCTAAAAAGGTATTTGATATGCCATAATATTGTACAACGAAAAAAAAGGATAGTTGTCTTCTATGAAATCATAAACCACAAGGAAGCATAACGTGAAAAAATCTAGGTACTTGCCAGTGAAAAATCAATTGTAGGAAATAGAGATTGATACTCCCTAATACTTCTTCTTTGTTGTAGGGATGAACCCCCTGCATGAGAAAACACACGAAGAAATTTGTAAAGGTTCTCATGATGACCTTAATAACAAGCTTAAGAAAGcttatataaaaactaaaaaaatgtactaatattgtctataaacataaaatacaaCTTCTGACAATATTGGGGAGGGGAAAATAAAGGAAGAAGCCATGTTTAACCTTTAATCTCACTATTGTTTACACAATTTTGAGATTCAGAAAACCACCATATTCATCTTCAAGAGCTTGAGGGAAACTAGAGTGAAATAGAGTTATAAAAGGTTGTTGTTCTGTAAACAAAAATAGGTACATTAGTTTAGTTTGATATGGAGAGTATCATGAGAAAGAGAgatagaaaaggaaagaaaattatgTCCACTGACCATTTGCTATCAGATCATTTATGAGATTGTTTTAATATACAATGCCTTCTCGGTTAACTCCACCTAAAATCAAAGTAGTTTAAACTTAATTGCATTATGGACAAAGTAGACAAAGTTCTACTAGATAAAGTCTTAAGAAATCCCTCAAAATCATGCAAAGTCATGATTCAAGTTGGACCAAAACATAAAAAGAGATTATTATAGTTTCTCACGAGGTAGTATTCTTGGCCAAGAAATGGAGACCTATAGGCATTGAATCCAATATCCTTCATCATAGTCACATCCCGCTGAAAAACAAATCATGggtaaaaacacaaaatcataAATCTATGAAATAAAATCTCAAAAAACTAAGGAAATTCCTCTTGAACTAGATATCTAAGTTCAAATTAAGAGAAAGAAAGTACCTTGTAGTGGTGGTATAAATCAATGGCAACATCCGCATTACTGTGGTATGCTATTCTATctgaaaatcaaataaaaatgtcTCAACATTTTGAGTGTGCTTCATTGTTCAACAAACCAACTTTGTTCTATAAAAAAGTACCTTGTATAAACCAACTTCATAATGAGAAACCCAAAATCAATTTGGTTAAGCACAATACATGATATCCTCTAGGGTGTTTAACACACTGCTAACTCCATAACAATGGCACGCCTAAGGAAATCACAAACATAGTTTTGTAAGTGGGGAATGCGTTTTCTGTTACGCATAAAGTGGACCTAATTTAAGGATATACTCAAACTCAAAAGGCTTTTAGACACCATTAGTCCCAAATCCAAATCTTACTGTTCAAACTTTGAAGTTTATTACCACTAGTTCACAATCCAAATCTCACTTATGAGCTATCAAAATTCATCTTACTATTCTCTTGAGAACAAATCTGGGAAGAACCATCATCCCACCCCATCCCCTACAAAAAATTTCCCCTCATTTTCTTCACACTCACAAGCTCCTTCACCCAAATCTCATAACCCGACTCTTGTTTCTGTCAGAGTAGACCCTTGGGTTGGTGAATAACAATCCATTGAGTCAAAAACACATTAAAATCTCCCTCATCAGAAAATACAGTTTGACTTATTGGTTTTCCTACTCTattaaaacaaacaaaccaCAATTATACaagagagaaaaagataaagatgaaccGTGATTCTGAAAGGAAAGCGCACACACGTTAAACCGAAGCAGCTGCGAACCTCCGAAGTCGCAAACCCCTAAAGCAGCCACGAATCGGCAAAGCAGTTATGAACATATGCACCTGCTGTGAACAAGTCAAGCAAACAAAAATCACCGAAGCAGCTGTTGTGAACCCACAATGCAGAGCAACCGATCTAAACACACAAAACACGGACTGAACCCGTGACATAACCGCCGTGAACCCCCAAAGCAAGGTCTCAAATGCACGGTCGACATGAAAGCAAAAGGCATCGCCTGATAACAAATCAAAATCCCACCGATAGTAACAGTGATTTAGAGCATGAGAAATTGGAAGAGTGAAAAGcaatttcaaaaaatcaaaGAGTGCAAAGCGAATTACCAATTGAAAGCTGTGATTGAGAGCTACAGAAACCAAATAGCGAAAATTTTCTTCGGTGATCGAGAGAGGAAGATTCAAAGGAAATGGATGTTTAGGTTTCGCGATCACGTTTAGGTTTCGCGATGATATACCAAAAATAGAAgagataagataaaaa is a window of Vigna unguiculata cultivar IT97K-499-35 chromosome 4, ASM411807v1, whole genome shotgun sequence DNA encoding:
- the LOC114182105 gene encoding UDP-glycosyltransferase 1; amino-acid sequence: MTMKKDSIVLYSALGRGHLVSMVELGKFILSHHPSLSINILFLTPPPNQDTPTSPTAFTCAATAKYIAAVTAATPSITFHRIPQISLPTVLPPLALNFELCRATTHHLRRILNSIALSSNLKAVVLDFMNHSAARVTHTLQIPTYFYYTSGASTLAILLQQLVLHENYSESIKDLNMHLLIPGLPKIHTDDFPDTVQDRASEAYKVFIDIATCMRDSDGVIVNTSEAMEWRAIEAFNEGLMEGTTPPVFCIGPVISSAPCRADDDGCLSWLDSQPSQSVVFLSFGSMGRFSRTQLREIATGLEESEQRFLWVVRSEFEDGDSGEPTSLEELLPEGFLERTKGKGMVVRDWAPQAAILSHDSVGGFVTHCGWNSVLESVCEGVPMVAWPLYAEQKLNKVILVEEMKVGVAVKGNKEGLVSSSELGNRVKEVMDSDKGKEIRQNIFKMKISATEAVGEGGSSIITLNRLVEQWKQH